The following are from one region of the Vitis riparia cultivar Riparia Gloire de Montpellier isolate 1030 chromosome 14, EGFV_Vit.rip_1.0, whole genome shotgun sequence genome:
- the LOC117931422 gene encoding exopolyphosphatase — protein MATVPIPTVSANPTNLFASIDMGTNSFKLLTVQFNPSTGKFLHLHRLKEPVVLGRQAASAAAAVDSQLRAIEALKEFRNFLQNHEIHRHRTVATAAVREAGNQAEFLRRVRDEVGFEVEVLSGEEEARLIYLGALQFLPIYEKTALVIDIGGGSTEFLLGQKGKVIFGTSVKLGHVNLTQKFVNHNEILQMRSHIRSILRQCGIVEKIKHHGFEITVGSSGTVQSIEKAIFSGFSHNLVSNDGALCGDLGRDWRFSREELRILVERLCGGGGEAIERARRDRFFKRRSEFIVAGAVLLDEIFAMLDIQEMEVSGYALGEGVVAEMLLQVCDNYDFNANARWGSVVRLATRFLGKKKMGTASQCANIMKVIFEGLRKRDTLAETENRVKLPVSLNDKDLEYLEAACMLHNIGLITGEKGYHKQSCNIIMNGDHLYGYSTEEVKLIALLARHHRKKFPKPNHGSLKGFSKEVKEKFEMLCAIIRVSIAVQKHRGLNIQGMEFSRSSEGFKLIVSETKDQSLLPGIVQPLAEGDEAELRKELGHFEMVFQEKLSIAVPSSSSESSERSRHLQWMH, from the exons ATGGCGACGGTTCCTATTCCCACAGTTTCTGCAAACCCCACCAACCTATTCGCCTCAATTGACATGGGCACCAATTCCTTCAAGCTCCTCACCGTCCAATTCAACCCCTCCACCGGAAAATTCCTCCACCTCCATCGCCTCAAAGAGCCCGTCGTCCTCGGCCGCCAAGCCGCGTCCGCCGCAGCTGCCGTCGACTCCCAGCTTCGGGCAATCGAAGCCCTCAAAGAATTTCGGAATTTCCTGCAGAACCACGAGATCCACCGCCACAGGACCGTCGCCACCGCCGCCGTTCGCGAAGCCGGCAACCAGGCGGAGTTTCTCCGACGAGTCCGGGACGAGGTAGGGTTCGAAGTGGAAGTCCTGTCTGGTGAGGAAGAAGCTCGGTTAATTTACCTTGGTGCTCTCCAGTTCCTCCCTATTTATGAAAAAACCGCTCTGGTTATCGACATAGGAGGTGGGTCGACCGAGTTTCTCCTTGGCCAAAAGGGGAAAGTAATTTTTGGTACGTCTGTGAAGCTAGGGCACGTTAATTTAACCCAAAAATTTGTGAATCACAATGAAATTCTTCAAATGAGAAGTCACATTAGATCAATTCTTCGGCAATGTGGAATTGTTGAGAAGATTAAACACCATGGTTTTGAGATTACTGTTGGCTCATCAGGCACAGTTCAATCTATTGAAAAAGCCATTTTTTCCGGGTTTTCGCACAATTTAGTGAGCAATGATGGTGCATTGTGTGGGGATTTAGGGAGGGATTGGAGGTTTAGCAGGGAGGAATTGAGAATTTTGGTGGAGAGGTTGTGTGGAGGAGGGGGAGAGGCCATAGAGAGGGCTAGGAGAGACCGGTTTTTCAAGAGGCGATCGGAGTTTATTGTGGCGGGTGCAGTGTTGTTGGATGAAATATTTGCGATGCTAGACATTCAGGAGATGGAGGTTTCAGGGTATGCATTGGGGGAGGGTGTGGTTGCAGAAATGTTATTGCAGGTTTGTGATAACTATGATTTCAATGCTAATGCAAGATGGGGATCAGTCGTACGCCTAGCAACTAGGTTTCTCGGTAAGAAGAAGATGGGGACTGCTTCTCAATGCGCAAACATTATGAAG GTGATTTTTGAAGGTTTAAGAAAACGTGATACGCTTGCTGAAACTGAAAATCGAGTTAAACTTCCTGTCTCCTTGAATGACAAGGATCTCGAATACCTTGAAGCTGCCTGTATGCTTCACAATATCGGGCTCATTACTGGTGAAAAGGGTTACCATAAGCAGTCTTGTAATATCATCATG AATGGTGATCATCTTTATGGTTACAGTACTGAGGAAGTCAAG TTAATAGCATTACTTGCAAGACATCACAGAAAGAAATTCCCGAAACCCAATCATGGTTCTCTTAAGGGATTCTCAAAAGAG GTAAAGGAGAAATTCGAAATGCTTTGTGCAATTATACGCGTTTCCATTGCAGTACAGAAGCATCGGGGCTTGAACATTCAAGGGATGGAATTTTCGCGTTCCAGTGAAGGATTCAAATTG ATTGTAAGCGAAACAAAGGATCAGTCTCTACTGCCTGGCATTGTACAACCATTAGCTGAGGGCGACGAAGCAGAACTAAGAAAAGAGTTGGGACATTTTGAAATG GTATTCCAAGAAAAGTTGTCGATAGCAGTTCCTTCAAGTTCTTCAGAATCCTCAGAACGATCCAGACACTTACAATGGATgcattga
- the LOC117930811 gene encoding calmodulin-binding protein 60 B-like isoform X3 yields MESLASLKRCFGQEQDGDDDFGVAGQGEKMKRFKFASAVRDVMGERLLEEMALRMEPFFRVLVREEVERASRLFLNASPGPSSNQIESSGVRNWQLHFASKLPSTIFTGSRVEAEGSTSVKIVILDARSKDIITSGPLASVKIEILVLNGDFGTTDDNEDWTESEFNTNIVREREGKRPLVTGELSVTLRCGVGSIDDVSFTDNSSWIRSRKFRLGARAVSGISKEVRIREARSEAFVVKDHRGELYKKHHPPSLDDEVWRLERIAKGGASHKRLDSCRIRNVKDFLRLYVTDQSSLRKLLGNGISNKIWEIIIEHANTCVGDEELYVYSRAGESSGVVLSSIYKIVGLTFDGHSYQAVDKLTMQEKFLMEDLKRHAYKNVNDIKPFPTRPLPTIQTETFNDPCLPLHNFPVTHQGNLQRCPVYSAHCRRPIFNIDETDEN; encoded by the exons ATGGAGAGTTTGGCATCTCTCAAAAGGTGTTTTGGCCAGGAGCAGGATGGTGATGATGATTTTGGAGTTGCAGGTCAGGGGGAGAAGATGAAGAGGTTTAAATTCGCAAG TGCTGTTAGAGATGTGATGGGTGAACGTTTGCTGGAGGAGATGGCGCTAAGGATGGAACCTTTTTTCCGAGTGCTG GTGAGGGAGGAGGTGGAACGAGCAAGTCGGCTCTTTCTGAACGCATCTCCTGG ACCTTCAAGTAATCAGATTGAGTCATCTGGAGTGAGGAACTGGCAGTTGCATTTTGCCAGTAAATTGCCCTCTACAATTTTTACGGGCAGCAGGGTAGAAGCTGAAGGCAGTACATCTGTTAAAATAGTCATACTTGATGCTCGTTCTAAGGATATAATCACATCAGGTCCTCTAGCTTCAGTTAAAATTGAGATTCTTGTCCTCAACGGTGATTTTGGTACTACCGATGATAATGAAGATTGGACTGAGAGTGAGTTCAATACCAATATTGTACGTGAAAGGGAAGGCAAAAGGCCATTAGTGACTGGGGAGCTGTCTGTTACACTGAGATGTGGGGTTGGTTCTATTGATGATGTCTCTTTTACTGACAATTCAAGCTGGATTAGAAGCCGGAAGTTCAGGTTAGGAGCTAGAGCTGTGTCAGGCATTTCCAAAGAAGTAAGGATTAGAGAAGCACGAAGTGAAGCTTTTGTGGTGAAAGATCATCGTGGGGAGC tgtaTAAGAAACACCACCCCCCATCATTGGATGATGAAGTGTGGCGTTTGGAAAGGATTGCAAAAGGTGGCGCCTCCCACAAGCGATTGGATTCTTGTAGGATTCGCAATGTGAAGGACTTCTTGCGGTTGTACGTAACTGATCAATCCTCACTACGCAAG CTGCTTGGCAATGGGATTTCAAACAAGATATGGGAGATAATCATAGAACATGCTAATACCTGTGTTGGAGATGAGGAGTTGTATGTGTACTCCAGGGCTGGGGAAAGTTCTGGGGTCGTGCTCAGTTCAATCTATAAGATTGTTGGGTTAACATTTGATGGCCATAGTTATCAGGCTGTGGATAAACTCACTATGCAGGAAAAG TTTTTGATGGAAGATTTGAAACGGCATGCCTATAAAAATGTGAATGACATTAAACCCTTCCCAACAAGGCCTTTGCCAACCATACAAACTGAAACATTCAACGATCCATGTCTACCCCTGCACAATTTCCCAGTCACACATCAAG GAAATCTCCAAAGATGCCCAGTATACTCTGCCCACTGTAGACGGCCTATCTTCAATATTGACGAAACAGATGAAAATTAA
- the LOC117930811 gene encoding calmodulin-binding protein 60 B-like isoform X2, whose protein sequence is MKRFKFASAVRDVMGERLLEEMALRMEPFFRVLVREEVERASRLFLNASPGPSSNQIESSGVRNWQLHFASKLPSTIFTGSRVEAEGSTSVKIVILDARSKDIITSGPLASVKIEILVLNGDFGTTDDNEDWTESEFNTNIVREREGKRPLVTGELSVTLRCGVGSIDDVSFTDNSSWIRSRKFRLGARAVSGISKEVRIREARSEAFVVKDHRGELYKKHHPPSLDDEVWRLERIAKGGASHKRLDSCRIRNVKDFLRLYVTDQSSLRKLLGNGISNKIWEIIIEHANTCVGDEELYVYSRAGESSGVVLSSIYKIVGLTFDGHSYQAVDKLTMQEKFLMEDLKRHAYKNVNDIKPFPTRPLPTIQTETFNDPCLPLHNFPVTHQDQSDSQMGFDQSPSSSYYDWDDNNQEVVSLAAFHPLEALSPMLRSSFILRDTYTGPSNGGIGWSSSGSPGPVMPNGHLAADDTFQFQTSTLFPVSATWGQGNSFFLAANNEAEVGILSSHPNFGIGMSRKEKPRARWCKIRAALTWGISVRRDVAAKRMEKLYFCSTPMWD, encoded by the exons ATGAAGAGGTTTAAATTCGCAAG TGCTGTTAGAGATGTGATGGGTGAACGTTTGCTGGAGGAGATGGCGCTAAGGATGGAACCTTTTTTCCGAGTGCTG GTGAGGGAGGAGGTGGAACGAGCAAGTCGGCTCTTTCTGAACGCATCTCCTGG ACCTTCAAGTAATCAGATTGAGTCATCTGGAGTGAGGAACTGGCAGTTGCATTTTGCCAGTAAATTGCCCTCTACAATTTTTACGGGCAGCAGGGTAGAAGCTGAAGGCAGTACATCTGTTAAAATAGTCATACTTGATGCTCGTTCTAAGGATATAATCACATCAGGTCCTCTAGCTTCAGTTAAAATTGAGATTCTTGTCCTCAACGGTGATTTTGGTACTACCGATGATAATGAAGATTGGACTGAGAGTGAGTTCAATACCAATATTGTACGTGAAAGGGAAGGCAAAAGGCCATTAGTGACTGGGGAGCTGTCTGTTACACTGAGATGTGGGGTTGGTTCTATTGATGATGTCTCTTTTACTGACAATTCAAGCTGGATTAGAAGCCGGAAGTTCAGGTTAGGAGCTAGAGCTGTGTCAGGCATTTCCAAAGAAGTAAGGATTAGAGAAGCACGAAGTGAAGCTTTTGTGGTGAAAGATCATCGTGGGGAGC tgtaTAAGAAACACCACCCCCCATCATTGGATGATGAAGTGTGGCGTTTGGAAAGGATTGCAAAAGGTGGCGCCTCCCACAAGCGATTGGATTCTTGTAGGATTCGCAATGTGAAGGACTTCTTGCGGTTGTACGTAACTGATCAATCCTCACTACGCAAG CTGCTTGGCAATGGGATTTCAAACAAGATATGGGAGATAATCATAGAACATGCTAATACCTGTGTTGGAGATGAGGAGTTGTATGTGTACTCCAGGGCTGGGGAAAGTTCTGGGGTCGTGCTCAGTTCAATCTATAAGATTGTTGGGTTAACATTTGATGGCCATAGTTATCAGGCTGTGGATAAACTCACTATGCAGGAAAAG TTTTTGATGGAAGATTTGAAACGGCATGCCTATAAAAATGTGAATGACATTAAACCCTTCCCAACAAGGCCTTTGCCAACCATACAAACTGAAACATTCAACGATCCATGTCTACCCCTGCACAATTTCCCAGTCACACATCAAG ATCAATCTGATTCACAGATGGGATTTGACCAGTCACCATCTTCATCATACTATGACTGGGATGACAACAATCAAGAAGTAGTTTCTCTAGCTGCATTTCATCCACTGGAAGCATTGAGTCCAATGTTAAGGAGCAGTTTCATTCTGAGGGACACTTACACAGGACCCTCCAATGGGGGTATTGGTTGGTCTTCAAGTGGGTCGCCGGGGCCAGTTATGCCAAATGGTCATTTGGCTGCAGACGACACTTTCCAGTTTCAAACATCAACTTTATTTCCTGTTTCTGCCACATGGGGGCAAGGGAATAGTTTTTTCCTTGCTGCAAACAATGAAGCAGAGGTTGGCATTCTTTCCTCTCACCCCAATTTTGGCATCGGTAtgtcaaggaaagaaaaacctaGAGCAAGGTGGTGCAAGATTCGGGCTGCTCTTACGTGGGGGATATCGGTTAGGCGAGATGTGGCAGCTAAGAGGATGGAAAAGCTTTATTTCTGCTCAACCCCGATGTGGGATTAA
- the LOC117930811 gene encoding calmodulin-binding protein 60 B-like isoform X1, translating to MESLASLKRCFGQEQDGDDDFGVAGQGEKMKRFKFASAVRDVMGERLLEEMALRMEPFFRVLVREEVERASRLFLNASPGPSSNQIESSGVRNWQLHFASKLPSTIFTGSRVEAEGSTSVKIVILDARSKDIITSGPLASVKIEILVLNGDFGTTDDNEDWTESEFNTNIVREREGKRPLVTGELSVTLRCGVGSIDDVSFTDNSSWIRSRKFRLGARAVSGISKEVRIREARSEAFVVKDHRGELYKKHHPPSLDDEVWRLERIAKGGASHKRLDSCRIRNVKDFLRLYVTDQSSLRKLLGNGISNKIWEIIIEHANTCVGDEELYVYSRAGESSGVVLSSIYKIVGLTFDGHSYQAVDKLTMQEKFLMEDLKRHAYKNVNDIKPFPTRPLPTIQTETFNDPCLPLHNFPVTHQDQSDSQMGFDQSPSSSYYDWDDNNQEVVSLAAFHPLEALSPMLRSSFILRDTYTGPSNGGIGWSSSGSPGPVMPNGHLAADDTFQFQTSTLFPVSATWGQGNSFFLAANNEAEVGILSSHPNFGIGMSRKEKPRARWCKIRAALTWGISVRRDVAAKRMEKLYFCSTPMWD from the exons ATGGAGAGTTTGGCATCTCTCAAAAGGTGTTTTGGCCAGGAGCAGGATGGTGATGATGATTTTGGAGTTGCAGGTCAGGGGGAGAAGATGAAGAGGTTTAAATTCGCAAG TGCTGTTAGAGATGTGATGGGTGAACGTTTGCTGGAGGAGATGGCGCTAAGGATGGAACCTTTTTTCCGAGTGCTG GTGAGGGAGGAGGTGGAACGAGCAAGTCGGCTCTTTCTGAACGCATCTCCTGG ACCTTCAAGTAATCAGATTGAGTCATCTGGAGTGAGGAACTGGCAGTTGCATTTTGCCAGTAAATTGCCCTCTACAATTTTTACGGGCAGCAGGGTAGAAGCTGAAGGCAGTACATCTGTTAAAATAGTCATACTTGATGCTCGTTCTAAGGATATAATCACATCAGGTCCTCTAGCTTCAGTTAAAATTGAGATTCTTGTCCTCAACGGTGATTTTGGTACTACCGATGATAATGAAGATTGGACTGAGAGTGAGTTCAATACCAATATTGTACGTGAAAGGGAAGGCAAAAGGCCATTAGTGACTGGGGAGCTGTCTGTTACACTGAGATGTGGGGTTGGTTCTATTGATGATGTCTCTTTTACTGACAATTCAAGCTGGATTAGAAGCCGGAAGTTCAGGTTAGGAGCTAGAGCTGTGTCAGGCATTTCCAAAGAAGTAAGGATTAGAGAAGCACGAAGTGAAGCTTTTGTGGTGAAAGATCATCGTGGGGAGC tgtaTAAGAAACACCACCCCCCATCATTGGATGATGAAGTGTGGCGTTTGGAAAGGATTGCAAAAGGTGGCGCCTCCCACAAGCGATTGGATTCTTGTAGGATTCGCAATGTGAAGGACTTCTTGCGGTTGTACGTAACTGATCAATCCTCACTACGCAAG CTGCTTGGCAATGGGATTTCAAACAAGATATGGGAGATAATCATAGAACATGCTAATACCTGTGTTGGAGATGAGGAGTTGTATGTGTACTCCAGGGCTGGGGAAAGTTCTGGGGTCGTGCTCAGTTCAATCTATAAGATTGTTGGGTTAACATTTGATGGCCATAGTTATCAGGCTGTGGATAAACTCACTATGCAGGAAAAG TTTTTGATGGAAGATTTGAAACGGCATGCCTATAAAAATGTGAATGACATTAAACCCTTCCCAACAAGGCCTTTGCCAACCATACAAACTGAAACATTCAACGATCCATGTCTACCCCTGCACAATTTCCCAGTCACACATCAAG ATCAATCTGATTCACAGATGGGATTTGACCAGTCACCATCTTCATCATACTATGACTGGGATGACAACAATCAAGAAGTAGTTTCTCTAGCTGCATTTCATCCACTGGAAGCATTGAGTCCAATGTTAAGGAGCAGTTTCATTCTGAGGGACACTTACACAGGACCCTCCAATGGGGGTATTGGTTGGTCTTCAAGTGGGTCGCCGGGGCCAGTTATGCCAAATGGTCATTTGGCTGCAGACGACACTTTCCAGTTTCAAACATCAACTTTATTTCCTGTTTCTGCCACATGGGGGCAAGGGAATAGTTTTTTCCTTGCTGCAAACAATGAAGCAGAGGTTGGCATTCTTTCCTCTCACCCCAATTTTGGCATCGGTAtgtcaaggaaagaaaaacctaGAGCAAGGTGGTGCAAGATTCGGGCTGCTCTTACGTGGGGGATATCGGTTAGGCGAGATGTGGCAGCTAAGAGGATGGAAAAGCTTTATTTCTGCTCAACCCCGATGTGGGATTAA